CTGCCCGCGCGTTTCGAGACGGCCCTCGACGCCGTCTTCGCCAGCGTGGATCGGGCTGTCATTCTGGAGGACGATTGCGTGCCCGGCGACAGTTTCTTTCGCTTCTGCGCCGAATTGCTAGAACACTACGCCGGCGAACCGCGGGTGATGGCCATCTCCGGCAACCGCTTCACCCCTATGAGCATTGACGCCAGCTACGCCTTCTCCCGCTTCCCCCATTGCTCTGGCTGGGCCACCTGGCGGCGCGCCTGGCGTCTCTACGATGGGGCCATGGCCGACTGGCCGCACCTGCGCGAGACCGGCTGGCTCCTGGACCTCTTCCGCAACCGGCGCGCTGCGCGCCGCTGGCGGGGCATCTTTGACGCCGTCTATGCCCGACAGGTCGATTCGTGGGCCTACCGCTGGACGTACAGTTGCTGGCGCCACCGTGGCCTGACAGCGCTCCCGGCAGTCAATCTGGTCGAGAATATCGGCTTTGGCCCGGACTCGACCCACACCTCCAATCCCGATAGCCCCACCGCCAATCTGCCGGCCGGCGAACTGGCGTTCCCCCTGCGCCACCCGCCTGCGCTGGCGCCCGATGAACGCTCGGATGCCCGCACCCAGCGCCTGTTGTTCGACCCGGACCTGCGGGCCAAACTCGCCTGGCGCCTGCGACGTCTGCGGCGCCTGGCCCGCGAGCGGCTGGGTTGGAAAAGGGTATGATCCTCACCCTCCCCCTGCCCCCCCTCTCCACCTGCGGTGGAGAGGGAGGGGGCGAACAGGAGGGGGGCCAGAAGGCGGGCGGAAATGCAAGGCAACCTGCTTTACAGACCACTCAGTAGTGTGTGAACTAAGTTTTTCGCTAAACCCACCCCCTCCCCAACCCTCCCCCGCTGGGGGAGGGCGTCCGGCTCCTCCACCTGCGGGGGGAGACCGGGAGGCGGGCGGAAATGCAAGGCGCCTTACTTTACAGACCACTCAGCGTCCTCAGCGGATCAATACAGTCAGCGCCCTGGAACACCAATGCACATCGTTATGCTCTCAGACTGGGAAACGCGCGGCGGGGCGGCGGTGGCGGCGAGCCGGCTGGCTATGGGCCTGGCGGCCGCCGGGGCGCGGGTGACGCGGCTGGTGGTCTTTCCCGACCGCCAACCCCACCCGTGGCACACGGAGCGCCTCGGCGCGCCGTTGTTCTCCTTGCGGCGGGCGGCGCGTCGGGTTGCGCCGCTGGCAGCGCAGGCTCTCCTCGACCGCCTGGCGCGCCCCGCTGCTGAGGAGGCCCTGGAACGGGCCCTGCGGCGCCTGCGACCCGATGTGGTGCATCTGCACAATCTCCACGGCGGCATTGGAGCGGGATGGTCGCCGCGCTTCCTGGCCGTGGCCGCCCGGCACGCCCCGGTGGTCTGGACGCTCCACGACATGTGGCCGTTGACGGGCCGCTGCGTATACAGCTATGCCTGTGAGCGTTTCATGAGCGGGTGCAACGCCGCCTGCCCTACCCCCCGCGTCTATCCCGCCCTGCCGCTCCACCTGGTAGGACCGGCCTGGGAGGAACGTCGGGCGCTGGTGGCCGCCACGCCACGCCTGGCCGCGGTAACCCCCTCGCGCTGGATGGCCGCCACGGCCCGGCAGGGCCTCTGGGCGGGGCGCCGGGTCGAGCATATCCCGAATGGCCTGCCGCTGGACCAGTGGCGGCCCCTGCCCCGTGCCGCGGCCCGGCGCGCCCTGGGTCTGCCCATCAACGGCCCCGTGGCTTTGCTGGCAATGCCTGACCTGAGCGATCCCCGCAAGGGCGCCGGGCTGCTGCCCGCCCTGGGCCCCACCCTGCCCCCCGGTCTGACCCTTCTGGCCATGGGCGCCGGCCGCCCGCCCCTGCGCGCGCCGGGGGTGCGCGTCGTCTCCCTGGGCTTCGTGGCCGCCGCAGATCGCCAGGCAACCATCTACAGCGCCGCTGACCTGCTCATCCACGCCGCGCCTCAGGACAACGCTCCCCTGACCGTTCAGGAAGCTCTGGCCTGCGGCACGCCTGTGGCCGCCCTGCCCGTGGGCGGCCTGCCCGACCTGGTGCGACCGGGCCAGACGGGCTGGCTGGCCGCCAGGCCCGATGCCGCCGGTCTGGCCGCGGTTGTCGCCGAGGCTCTAAACGCCATTGCCGCTGGCGCCGATCTCCGCGAGCCTTGCCGCGCCGTGGCCGAGCGCGAATATGGCTTAGAATTGATGGTTGAGCGCCATCTGGCGCTGTATCGGGAGATTGGCAATGCTTGAGGCGAACCTGGCCCGTTGAAACGGTAGGGAGAAACCGGGTTTCCCCACACCCCGGCTCACCTGATGCGCCATAGCCGATCCACAATGTCAAATGTCTTATCAGGACGCCATATACTGCAATCCAAAATCCAAAATCCAAAATCCGAAACGGCATCAAGATGGAACTTCTCCCCCTGGCCCTCACGGCGCCCGCCTGGGCGGCCTACGCCCCTCTGCAGCCGCTTCCGCCGCCCCGGATGCGCGATCCGGCGCGACCGCTGGTGAGCATCGTCACCCCTTCGCTCAACCAGGGACGCTTCCTTGAAGCCACTCTGCGCAGCGTCCTTGAACAGGATTACCCCAACCTCGAGTACTGGGTCATTGACGGCGGGAGCCAGGACGAGACCCTGGCTATCCTGCGCGCCTTCGCCGGCGACTCCCGGCTCCACTGGCTCAGCGAGCCGGACCATGGCCAGTCCGACGCGATTAATAAAGGCTGGGCCAGGTCGCGGGGAGAAGTGCTGGCCTGGATCAACGCCGACGACACCTACTTCCCCGGCGCCATCGCCGCGCAGGTAGCCGCCCTGCTCGCCGATCCGCGGGCCGGAGCGGTCTACGGCGACGCCTGCTACACCGACGCCGCCGGGCGGCCCCTCGCGCGCCTTGCCGGGCGGCCCTTCTCGCCCGAAGCCGTGCTGCGGCTCGAGATCCCCGTGCAACCCACCGTCTTTCTTCGGCGCGACCTGGTGGCGCGCGTGGGACCGTTGCGCCTCGAACGGCGTTTCAGTATGGACAGCGACTACTGGGCCCGCGCCATCCGCTACGCCCCCTTTCGCCGGACCAGTCATCTGACGGCCACCTATCGTCTCCATCCTGAGTCGAAGACCGTGGCTCAGGGACGCGGCTTCTACGACGAGTGGCTGGCGATCGCCGAAGAGTACTTCGCCAACGTGCCGCCTGCGCTGCGCGTTTCCCGGCCCGCTGTGCTCGCCGATATCTACGCCGCCATGGCTAATCTGGAAGCCGGGAGCGCACGCCTCGCCAGCGCGACCCGCTACGCCACCTATGCCTGGACCCTGGCCGGCCCGCGCCCGCGGCTGCTCAAACTGCCCCTGGTGCTGCTCGATCGCGCCCTGGGTCTGCGCCTGGCCATGCGCGCCACGGCCCTCTGGGGGCGTCTGAGCCTGAGATGAGCATGGGCGCTGCAAGCGTCACCTCCGGCAGGGTCCAACGGTACAAGGGCAGAACGATCGCTCTGCTCCAACCATTCCCCGGGGGAGGTACGCATGGCTGGCTCGCATCTTGCGCGGGCGTGGATCATCGCCGCGCTCCTGGTCGCCTCGGCCCTGTTCGCCCACACGCCGGCCCGATCCGGCACGACGCCTGTGCTGATCAATGAGTTTATGCCCGCGCCCGGCAGCGGTCGCGAATGGGCCGAACTGATCAATCTGGGAAACCTGCCCGCCGACGTGGGCGGCTGGCGCATTGATGATGATCTGCCGGGAAACAGCGGCCAGGCCCTGATCCCTGCGGGGACGGTGATCCCCCCCGGCGGTCTCTTCGTGATCGAGTGGAACGCCAGCTTTCTCAACAACACTGGCGATACGATACAGTTGATCACCCCCGAGGGGCGCACCGTTGACGCGCACACCTACGGGAGCGCCAGCGTCGATCTCAGTCTGGCGCGCCAGCCTGACGGCGGGCCGGTATGGGTCTGGGGTCCGCCGACTCGCGGCAGCCGGAATGCACCACCAGCCGATCCCCCCACTGCCCCGACCGGTGAGAACGGCACGCTCACGCCCACTGCCACGCCCTATGACGCACCAGCCATTCCCACCGACGGGCCCGTAGATGCCAGCCCGACTGCCCTGCCCACGGCAACGGCGAGCGCAGAGCCGACGGCCACCCCGGCCCCGTCTGCGACGCCGACGCTGACGCGCACCCCCTCGCCGACACGCACGCCCACACCGAGCGCCACGGAAACTCCCGTCATCGCGCCGGGCATTGTGCTGATCAACGAAATCGCTCCCAGCGCCGATCCCGAGTGGATCGAACTGTACAACCCCGGAACCGAAGCCGTACAACTCACCGGCTGGCAACTCGAACGTCTCTCCAGCGGCCAGCCGGTGAGTCGCGGCTTGCCTTCGCTGACCCTCGGACCTGGCGAGTATGCGGTGATCACCCTGACGCGAGGCACGCTCCCCAACGGCGGCGCCAGCCTTATCTTGCGCAGTTCGACAGGTATGGCAGTGGACGGTCCGATCATCTACCCCGCGCTCGAAGGTGAGGCAGTCTATGCGCGCGCGGGCGATGGCGCCGCCATCTGGAGTGTGGAGTACCCGCCATCACCGGGCGCGCCGAACCTGCCGCCGGTCCCAACTGCTACGCTCACGCCCGCGCCCACCGCGGAACCCTCGCCCACGCGCACCCCTTCGCCCACCGCGGAACCCTCGCCCACGCGCACCCCTTCGCCCACGCGCACCCCTTCGCCCACCGCGGAACCCTCGCCCACGCGCACCCCTTCGCCCACGCGCACCCCTTCACCGACACGCACGCCCTCCCCCGCACGCGCACCGGTCGCGTCCAATGGGAATGCCGGCTCCGTGCGACCGGGCACGCTGCTGATCAATGAGGTGCTGCCGGCGCCCAGAGAGGCGTTTACGCGCGAGTGGATCGAACTGTTCAATCCGGGGCAGGAAAGCGTGGACACGACCGGCTGGCGCCTGGATGACGCCAGCGATGGCGGGGCGCAGACCCTGGGAACCCACCTGGTCGCCCCCGGCGCCTATTTGCTGGTGGAGCTTGAGCGCGCGATCCTCAACAATAGCGGAGACACAGTGCGCCTGCTCGGCCCTGCAGGCGAGGCGGTTGACGCCTATGCTTTCGGACCCACACCGCCGGACCGCAGTCATGGACGCGACCCGCATACTGGCGCATGGCGGCTGGAACCGTATCCCTCGCCCGGCGCGCCCAACCCGGCGACGGGCGGCGAGCGCACGGCAGAAGAACGAACCGCCGCAACGCGGAGCACCCCCTCCGCTTCAGGCGCAGCCAGCCCGGAACGGCGCCAGCCTGGCAGCGTAGCGACCGTGGAGACCGGGCACGCTGAGTCTGGCCGATCCCAGGCGATCGCCACGCCGGGCGAGATGGGCGCGCCGGCTCCGCGGGCGGCGCCGACCTACGCGGGCCTGATCGGCACACGCTACCACCTGCCGCCCACCCCGACAGCGCCTACCCCCGCCACGCCCGTCGCAACGCCGGCAGCCGAAGCGTCGCCGGCGCCGCGACGAGCGCACGCCGGCCTGGCCCTTGGCGGACTGGCGCTCATTATTGTCGCCTGTACGCTGCTCGTTGCCGAACATAAACCAACACCCGCCCGGACGGATCGAGACAGTATGGTATAATTCCAGGATAAGACTATGGTTAAGGAGCAGCCGTCGCCAGGTTGCCACTGATCCACACCTCACGGCCCGGTGAGCAGGAAAGGAGTTCGAACATGGCTGATTTACACAGCCTGATCCGGGAACGCCTGGAACAGAATCGCTGGGGCATGCTCACCAATCAGGGCTATGTGCTGGGCTTCGACGTGGGCAGTTACGGCCTGCGCGCTGCGCTGGTGGATCTCCAGCATCGAACCTTCGCCTCCGTCCATGCCGAACTGCCGAACGAGCCGCCCGACCGGGTGGTTGATCAGGCCATCAGCCTGGGCCAGACGTTGCTCCGGAAGAGCGACGTGACCGCCGAGCGGCTTGTGCGGGTCGGTGTGGGTTTTTGCGGGCCGGTAGATATGCGCTACGGCACTGTTCGGCTGTCGCCGCGCATGCCAGGCTGGGAGAACTATCCCCTCCAGGAGCGTTTCGAGCAGGCCTTTGACACGGTAACGTTGATTGACAACGACGCCAACCTGATTGCCCTCGGCGAGGCGACCTTCGGCGTGGCCCGGGGCCACCAGCATATCTTCTACATGCACCTGAGCAGCGGCGTCGGCGGCGGTCTGGTGCTCAACGGGCGCCTCTACCATGGCGCCACCTCCACCGCGGGAGAAATCGGCCATGCTGTGGTAGGCCAGGGCTGGGACGGCACCGGCCGTCCTGAGACGCTCGAGGAGCGCGTCTCAATCGCGGGGTTGCTGCGCTGCGCCAGCCGCTACGGCCTGGAAACCAGCGACCTGGAGCAGATCTTCGGCCCGCACCCCGCGGCGCAGCGCGTGGTGCGCGAAACGATTGACCTGCTGGCCGTGCGCTGCGCGCAGATTGTCGCCCTGATCGACCCGGAGATGATCGTGCTGGGCGGCATTGTGGTGCGCATCGGCGGCGACTCCTTCGTGCAGGCCATCGGAGCGCGTCTCAACGATTTTATCGCTCCCCAGTTCGCGCGCCCCCTGCCGGTGGTGGCCTCGATCCTCGGACCTGAAAGCGTGACCGTCGGCGCTGTAGCCCTGGCGCTCGACAGCCTGTCAGATTGACTGCGCGCCCAGACGCGCGGGGGCAGGCTACGCTTCTCCTCGCGCCCTTCCAGGTAAAGCAGGTGTGATGCAACGTCTTTGGCGCTTGCCTCTACATAGTTCTGGCAGCCCCTCAGAATTAACGAAAACCGATCTGGCCGGGCGTTGTAGCCGCTTTACCTCCCGCTGGGGGCGGACGTTGCATCAGCGCTGGTTGAGCAGGTGAGAAGGTTTGCGCCTTCGGCAACGCAATGCTATAATGTTAAGAGTTTTCTCCGGGCGCACCTGGCAGGGAGGATAGACCTCTCTGCTTGTTGTTGCATGGCGCAGGAATGCCGTCACGAGACCGCCGTCCGTAGGACGGGCGCCGCAGGGCTTCGGCCTGCAGCCCTTCCGTTGAGAGGCGGTCGCGTAGTCATCAGGAAGCTATGGACGCAAAAGTGATCGTCTTTGGCGAGACCGCCATTGACCGCCTGTTACAGTGGTTACGTTCGACGGGACAACCTCAGGACATTACAGATCTGCTCAGACAATATCTTGAGATCCTTAGCAAGGCGGTGAGGGAGGAGAACGAATGACCGCTGCGCCCACGTTACCCACCGACCAGCAGGCCCTGGCCGAGGAAATCTATCGCTTGATGGTCGCGCAGGGCGCCATGTTCGCCTTTGATACGCCCATCCGTCAGACGCTTGCCAATCTGGCCGCGTTCCTGGCACGTCGTGACGGACGGGATAGGGCGGAACTTGAAGCGGCGATTGATGCGGCCCTGAGCGCAGACAGCCGTTTCACCCGTGAGGTGGTGAACGGCGAAGTGCGCTTTGTAACCACTCGCAAGGGCGCCTACGTGCCGCGGGATGAAACCGACACCCACAGTTTCAAGCAACGCCTGCACGACCCGGAGAATCCGCTTCCGATTGATGATATCAGCGTCGTTGTCTCCACTTCGCGCCCGGCGATCACGACCGTCGAGCCGGTATATATTTCAGATTACTGGCAGATGCAACTGGCAGCCGCCCCGGTCGAGAGTGAGGCGGAGGCGGTTGCGGCGACCGCAGCGCCGGCGCCTGCGGCCGAACCGAGCGTTGAGGAAGCGCCAGCGGTGGTTGCAGAGGCCCCGGCCCCTGTTGAGGAAGTAGCGCCTGAACCTGCTCCCGCCGTGGTGGAGATCCCCGCCCCGGCCCCCGTTGAG
Above is a window of Chloroflexaceae bacterium DNA encoding:
- a CDS encoding glycosyltransferase; translated protein: MHIVMLSDWETRGGAAVAASRLAMGLAAAGARVTRLVVFPDRQPHPWHTERLGAPLFSLRRAARRVAPLAAQALLDRLARPAAEEALERALRRLRPDVVHLHNLHGGIGAGWSPRFLAVAARHAPVVWTLHDMWPLTGRCVYSYACERFMSGCNAACPTPRVYPALPLHLVGPAWEERRALVAATPRLAAVTPSRWMAATARQGLWAGRRVEHIPNGLPLDQWRPLPRAAARRALGLPINGPVALLAMPDLSDPRKGAGLLPALGPTLPPGLTLLAMGAGRPPLRAPGVRVVSLGFVAAADRQATIYSAADLLIHAAPQDNAPLTVQEALACGTPVAALPVGGLPDLVRPGQTGWLAARPDAAGLAAVVAEALNAIAAGADLREPCRAVAEREYGLELMVERHLALYREIGNA
- a CDS encoding glycosyltransferase, whose amino-acid sequence is MELLPLALTAPAWAAYAPLQPLPPPRMRDPARPLVSIVTPSLNQGRFLEATLRSVLEQDYPNLEYWVIDGGSQDETLAILRAFAGDSRLHWLSEPDHGQSDAINKGWARSRGEVLAWINADDTYFPGAIAAQVAALLADPRAGAVYGDACYTDAAGRPLARLAGRPFSPEAVLRLEIPVQPTVFLRRDLVARVGPLRLERRFSMDSDYWARAIRYAPFRRTSHLTATYRLHPESKTVAQGRGFYDEWLAIAEEYFANVPPALRVSRPAVLADIYAAMANLEAGSARLASATRYATYAWTLAGPRPRLLKLPLVLLDRALGLRLAMRATALWGRLSLR
- a CDS encoding lamin tail domain-containing protein, with protein sequence MAGSHLARAWIIAALLVASALFAHTPARSGTTPVLINEFMPAPGSGREWAELINLGNLPADVGGWRIDDDLPGNSGQALIPAGTVIPPGGLFVIEWNASFLNNTGDTIQLITPEGRTVDAHTYGSASVDLSLARQPDGGPVWVWGPPTRGSRNAPPADPPTAPTGENGTLTPTATPYDAPAIPTDGPVDASPTALPTATASAEPTATPAPSATPTLTRTPSPTRTPTPSATETPVIAPGIVLINEIAPSADPEWIELYNPGTEAVQLTGWQLERLSSGQPVSRGLPSLTLGPGEYAVITLTRGTLPNGGASLILRSSTGMAVDGPIIYPALEGEAVYARAGDGAAIWSVEYPPSPGAPNLPPVPTATLTPAPTAEPSPTRTPSPTAEPSPTRTPSPTRTPSPTAEPSPTRTPSPTRTPSPTRTPSPARAPVASNGNAGSVRPGTLLINEVLPAPREAFTREWIELFNPGQESVDTTGWRLDDASDGGAQTLGTHLVAPGAYLLVELERAILNNSGDTVRLLGPAGEAVDAYAFGPTPPDRSHGRDPHTGAWRLEPYPSPGAPNPATGGERTAEERTAATRSTPSASGAASPERRQPGSVATVETGHAESGRSQAIATPGEMGAPAPRAAPTYAGLIGTRYHLPPTPTAPTPATPVATPAAEASPAPRRAHAGLALGGLALIIVACTLLVAEHKPTPARTDRDSMV
- a CDS encoding ROK family protein, which produces MADLHSLIRERLEQNRWGMLTNQGYVLGFDVGSYGLRAALVDLQHRTFASVHAELPNEPPDRVVDQAISLGQTLLRKSDVTAERLVRVGVGFCGPVDMRYGTVRLSPRMPGWENYPLQERFEQAFDTVTLIDNDANLIALGEATFGVARGHQHIFYMHLSSGVGGGLVLNGRLYHGATSTAGEIGHAVVGQGWDGTGRPETLEERVSIAGLLRCASRYGLETSDLEQIFGPHPAAQRVVRETIDLLAVRCAQIVALIDPEMIVLGGIVVRIGGDSFVQAIGARLNDFIAPQFARPLPVVASILGPESVTVGAVALALDSLSD